CCACTTTGTCCATCATACACAAACTGTTGACCATCATCTTCTTGATCGCATGGTCTGATAACGATTCTTTCGCCATCAACAACAGAACATGAACCAGGTGCATACCAACACCAGTTGCCCGCTTCTAATTTGATTAGCCCCTCTGTTCATAAAATGTAAGAGGAATGGCGTaagatgataaaaaatataaaagagtaAACAATAACGAATATAAACGAATATTATATGTATCTTTTAGTTCTTATAATGCTGTCGTCGGAGATCACGCAAACTAAAATATAGTAGGAAAAAGTTCTTTTTCTTGTCTTAATTAAatgtaaaattaaacaaattatcTAGATTGGTTACAGCGACTTTAGCTCTGCACGTATCGAGTTGATGTAAACAAAATGGTAACTTTACCTTTTGAGTAACAATCACATTGATGTGTTTCTTCTTCCGGTGGTTGAAGACATGTACATTTATCGCATTTGTTAACTGGACAAGAAATGTTGAACTATATAAAGATAAACAGAGAAAAGTTGCAAAGCTGAAGTTTTTAATACAAAGTCTTTAATAAATTTAGGACAACTTATACTCTCTTTATGGGTGTGCTGAAATTTGATTTTAGTTGTAAGGGCTTGAttgatgttattattttttacctgaTCCTAACTGTAAAAGGGTCGTTCTTTGTATGCTATAACCTAAAGTATTATTCTTGTGGCATTGATATGAGAACCTTGTATTTCATATCGTCAACAGTGTGGGCATTTTTGTTAACGTTTGAACAGAACAGGTTTTACATAGACCTTTCtcgtatttattaaaaataaatatgttgtTGTAATGGCGTTCAGAAAGATGGGTttgctatttttaaaatgttaactTGATTCGATCTCAAGAAATCTAATAACAGGgcaaaaataggttgctttaggtTTTTTGCCGACACCAGCTGGTGCATGAAAAAATAAACGATCGCGAaatttgttttagatgttttgctgacgtaacaaatgtttctaaaatattacacaaaatgtcaaatgtcaaatcttacacaaaaaaaaaagaaaagcttgcaaggtgcaaaatctattgataaaaagttacaacaacgacactcacaacatcgacactcacaacaccaatactcacaaaaccgacagtaagaacaccgacagtcgcaacacggataataacaatgtcagaaataaagcatctcaaatatgtgcatcttataagtgattatgttgaaaacccttagtattatattctgaaatgtcaaaaagttggcctgcacaaatcaacaaaaataagttcttacCACATTGAGATATTGTCTTTCtcttaaaagcttatacaaaaatattaaaaagttatAGCTTAGaaaacattaaatgtaaatctacaaaaatcagtcatttcagttgcaCACCattctctcccacaaaaatgtacaccaaatgtaaaaatcaacaaattaaaaacaccaaaattttcattaatttaatataagatattgacgtaaAAGTAGTAtcattgacgtcgcgccgtattgtcagaaaatttaacatattagacataacttttttgGCGATATCAAAGGGAAATGAACGCATCCACTTTGCCCGTCACGGACACACACActctattattatatagatgcgTATGAAAAGAACTACTTACAAAATATATAGATCAtgcttattttgattttttaatagaaattgaagtaatttgtactaGGTGAATCTAAAATTATAATATGcaaattttataaactttaagGGGGGCAGAATTCAGTGAGGGGTACATGAAAATAATTACTTTACAAACACTATTCTTTCGAGTGTGAAATAGCTAAATGCCCAACTTGTTAAACTTGTTAACTGTGCCATATGCTTTAAAAAGAATAATGTATTTCCAGACACAATTAATTGTATATCAAtgaatttattatatatagatatatatataatttattatacAAACTATCTAATCTTGACTAAGAATTTATAACAGCTGTCATCTTCAAACTCTAAAACAGGCTAAGTTTATTCCAACGTATATTCATCAGGATAgaatacataaatatatatttgatttgCAATGCTTTAGAAGCGTTAAATGATTTGGTGAACTGTCCGTTAACTGTATTAAGTACATGAAGAAATAATGCATTGCTTTATAATCATTTCTTCCCGTTGAAAATGTAGCCAAGCCAGGATATGTGTTGTCAACAGAGATTGAATCATTGCCCATTTCCTTGCATAGTTTCTTAGAAGTTAAATTAAttttggaaataattttttcctCAATAGCATTTTTCATTTAGAGTATTGTCAAAACTATGGAGGTATTGTGGATATTTCTCTGGTATCCATCGCTTGTTTTAACTCTGAGTATTCTTTTCTCCGTAATAGCTACCAGTTTTATTAGcttctaaaaatgtttcatcagaaatatttgttgtatgtggcaaaaatgttttcaaaaataacaattttttacaagattcttttattttctttaactggATTTTTATGTGGTGACatgtaaaattttttgttgaaaatcacTGACGAAAATTGCAGACCAGTTTTGTTATATATTCTGGTAAGATGTTTTAAGTTTGTTGCGCTGCAACAGGTTCGACACTGTGCTTTTTTACTGCAATAAGCACCTTTTTGGTATGGCTTAAGTCTCAATTTAAAATCAAACTAGTGCATTTTCattctttatacttttttaacatGAAGCTAGCCTTTATATACAGTATATATTCACTacttaaaaattgaattttttttctttttatttatagtCAATAAAAACGTTGTGATAATAACATGGCTGTTGGTTCATGAAAATGTAAATCATTAGTTATAGTTGATGTAAACGCAGAGATTATAACATATGATTACTCTCAAATTATTTAGAAACATTTGTACAAATTTGGGGTGGCTTCCGCACATCATGATCACGTATCAATTATATTTTGTAGAAATTCAAagatttatacaaaaaatataaaccgtCAACAATAAGAAATTATACgctagaataatttaattttcacTAGTTAGTTTTAGTTTTTTCTGTACATACATTACTATTCTCTAATAATAACTATactgtatgtatgtatgtatatattatgTATTCATGGGTTTCTCTctctataaaatatttaaacaaccaACGCTTTTGCTAAATACATTCGGATTTTACTAAATACGTTCTAAATACTTTTAAGTTACTATAtatctattattatttttattttgacccaaaaataaagttttaaacagttTTATTCTAGTTCGGTTCAATTTTTTATTGCCCTGTTTCcaccatttttatttattttcccgaTATGCAACTCGCAGGTATTATTAGAGCAAGTGGAAGAAAGTAGTAAATTTGACACCCATTCAGATTGAGATGATGACCATTGTCAGATGGAGGAAAAACAGCCGGGGACGATGTTAAAGCTATACAAATTGACTCGTTATTTAAAGATATGGAATACGAGAAAGTCTATTGCTGTAATTTATGAGCGGCAAAAAACCTTTATCGAGAAAAAGTTGCTACCATTTCGAAATTCGTTTCGTAATATAATAAAGAACATTGCCTTACCAAGTATTTGTTTCTCCAATTCGGGTGTCGAATGTTGAATCCGGTATCATAATATGCCCATCCAGTTGCATCTATGAAGGTGGTATTATCCAGTTTACTGTTTCTATCCACAGACAACAATTCACATGTCTTTGTCGCTGTCTTGAAGTTAAAGGACTCGCATTGTATGTTGTAAACACAGTATTTTCCACAATCTTTGAAACTACAATTACTGTAACCTGTAATCGGTGTTATGTTCAGTTTTCTGTTTGCGACAATTTTTCGAAATAAAGCTGTCTTTCCATTCGAGGTTCTTTTTATTCCTAGTTGTTTATCTATTTGCGCATACCCTGTGCTTAATAATAACGCAAAAAAAACTGAAGTATATCTTGACAAAGTATAACAATCCATTCTTTTCATCCACTTTGTTTGACAGATATCGTGCATGTGAAAAAAATAGGTTGGTGAAGTGTTTTTACACAAAACATCTTCTTGCATCACCATGATGATCTATTCAGTAATTTTACTTTCATCATTGAAGTTCTTTTCAACCAATTATTGAAAGCATATAGTGCTATGGTAAGATAAACTTGTTTACATAATTTATTTATATGACTTAAGCTAAGGCGCCACGaggaacattttcatgcgcgtgCTATGCAACATGTCCCATAGCAtgcgcatgaaaatgtttctcGTGGCGCCACATCTTATTTGCTGCAAGATTATTTCGAAAATcgaagttaaaaaatcatgctcaaagggtataccgtatccttaagttttttattgagTTCATGTGTGATTAAAATATGGCAGGAATAAACAGAGAAGTTATTTTAGCTTTACTTTTGTTggacgaagaagaagaggaagatcgTGAAGAACCACCAAGAAATTGCTGGGTGCAACCGTGGCTTGGGAATAGAGAGTGTCTTGGCGCTTTTCATACAATCTTCAACGAAATAAAAAACGATGAGAAGAAATGTAGAGGGTATATACGTATGAATAACGCTCAATTCGAATACCTAGTCGGTCTTCTTTCTGAGGATTTGCAGAAACAAGATACAAATATGAGGAATTCTATCACACCAGCTGAGCTCGTTTGCGTGGCCCTACGTTACTTAGCGACTGGTGAGACTTTCAGGTCTTTAGAATTTCAATTCAGAGTGTCAAGAAAAAGAATTTCAGCAGCTGTTATGGAGGTATCTGAAGCTATCATAAAGAGGTTGGGTCCAACCTTCCTTTCAACTCCGAAAACACAGGGGGAATGGCTAGATATCTCCAGAAAGTTCAATGAGCGTTGGAACTTCCCAAATGGATTAGGTGCTCTCGATGGGAAGCATATCGTCATTCAGCAGCCCCCAAATTCAGGGTCTCATTACCGAAGCTATAAAGGGACAGACAGTGTAGTGCTCATGGCTCTTGTCGGGCCAGAATATGAGTTTCTTTATGTGGAAGTTGGAGCGAACGGTAGAAATTCTGATGGAGGTATATGGGACCAATGTAATTTAAAGAAGGCGCTAGACAGTGGATCGCTAAATTTACCAGAGGTTTGCAATTTACCAGGTCGAAACAACAAAGTGCCGTATGTGATAACAGGAGATGATGCGTTTCCTCTTAAGAATTACCTGATGAAGCCTTATCCACAAAAAAATCTGACAGTAAACAAACGCATCTTCAATTATCGACTGTCACGAAAGAGAAGAATTTCTGAAAACGGATTTGGGATATTGGCAAATCGGTGGCGCATTTTTCGTCGACCTATAAACTTAGAACCAGAAAAGGTTTCTACCATCACAATGGCAACAGTGGCATTGCATAACTGGCAGAGGAGCAAAAGTTCTGTGGGCAAAATTGAGCTACCAATTGGTCTTGTCGACCGAGAGAATGAGCGTGGTGAAATTATCGAAGGTGCTTGGAGAGAACATACTCGAACATTCTAGAAAATCACAGCTATACGCCCCCTCAAATTCAGTGACAAGGTCTATTTTCGCagcttcttttttgtctttatttttgtaatatatattcCCACTGTCCCATAACGTTGGGTTCgctttataaaagtttattaaagtaACTTTCTCCTCGTctgatagttttttcttttcatccgcCATTTTTGCTATTTTCTCACTAGCTACTCTTCACTTGTAGTTCAACTTCTcaagaaaaaaacttgtttatatctttctgtgatttgattggtcaataaaataatgcctcaaataattttgtaaaatatttgttgcaGAAGGTGGGGACACGTGCAACATTTGCTCCACAACAAATTTTTCAGCACATTTTGTCCCCGGAGCACGGGAGCAAAATAGATTCAGATCTATTTTGTCCCCGAAGTTGTGGAGCAAAATGTTTGCtccatgcaacatttttttgctgcatTGCAGTGAAAAATAGGCATGGGACacgagtaattttttttatgcgcgTGCTATGCAGCAATGTTGCATAGCAtgcgcatgaaaatgtttctcGTGGCGCCACATCTTATTTGCTGCAAGATTATTTCGAAAATcgaagttaaaaaatcatgctcaaagggtataccgtatccttaagttttttattgagTTCATGTGTGATTAAAATATGGCAGGAATAAACAGAGAAGTTATTTTAGCTTTACTTTTGTTggacgaagaagaagaggaagatcgTGAAGAACCACCAAGAAATTGCTGGGTGCAACCGTGGCTTGGGAATAGAGAGTGTCTTGGCGCTTTTCATACAATCTTCAACGAAATAAAAAACGATGAGAAGAAATGTAGAGGGTATATACGTATGAATAACGCTCAATTCGAATACCTAGTCGGTCTTCTTTCTGAGGATTTGCAGAAACAAGATACAAATATGAGGAATTCTATCACACCAGCTGAGCTCGTTTGCGTGGCCCTACGTTACTTAGCGACTGGTGAGACTTTCAGGTCTTTAGAATTTCAATTCAGAGTGTCAAGAAAAAGAATTTCAGCAGCTGTTATGGAGGTATCTGAAGCTATCATAAAGAGGTTGGGTCCAACCTTCCTTTCAACTCCGAAAACACAGGGGGAATGGCTAGATATCTCCAGAAAGTTCAATGAGCGTTGGAACTTCCCAAATGGATTAGGTGCTCTCGATGGGAAGCATATCGTCATTCAGCAGCCCCCAAATTCAGGGTCTCATTACCGAAACTATAAAGGGACAGACAGTGTAGTGCTCATGGCTCTTGTCGGGCCAGAATATGAGTTTCTTTATGTGGAAGTTGGAGCGAACGGTAGAAATTCTGATGGAGGTATATGGGACCAATGTAATTTAAAGAAGGCGCTAGACAGTGGATCGCTAAATTTACCAGAGGTTTGCAATTTACCAGGTCGAAACAACAAAGTGCCGTATGTGATAACAGGAGATGATGCGTTTCCTCTTAAGAATTACCTGATGAAGCCTTATCCACAAAAAAATCTGACAGTAAACAAACGCATCTTCAATTATCGACTGTCACGAAAGAGAAGAATTTCTGAAAACGGATTTGGGATATTGGCAAATCGGTGGCGCATTTTTCGTCGACCTATAAACTTAGAACCAGAAAAGGTTTCTACCATCACAATGGCAACAGTGGCATTGCATAACTGGCAGAGGAGCAAAAGTTCTGTGGGCAAAATTGAGCTACCAATTGGTCTTGTCGACCGAGAGAATGAGCGTGGTGAAATTATCGAAGGTGCTTGGAGAGAACATACTCGAACATTCTAGAAAATCACAGCTATACGCCCCCTCAAATTCAGTGACAAGGTCTATTTTCGCagcttcttttttgtctttatttttgtaatatatattcCCACTGTCCCATAACGTTGGGTTCgctttataaaagtttattaaagtaACTTTCTCCTCGTctgatagttttttcttttcatccgcCATTTTCGCTATTTTCTCACTAGCTACTCTTCACTTGCAGTTCAACTTCTcaagaaaaaaacttgtttatatctttctgtgatttgattggtcaataaaataatgcctcaaataattttgtaaaatatttgttgcaGAAGGTGGGGACACGTGCAACATTTGCTCCACAACAAATTTTTCAGCACATTTTGTCCCCGGAGCACGGGAGCAAAATAGATTCAGATCTATTTTGTCCCCGAAGTTGTGGAGCAAAATGTTTGCtccatgcaacatttttttgctgcatTGCAGTGAAAAATAGGCATGGGACacgagtaattttttttatgcgcgtgctatgcagcaatgttgcatagcacgcgcatgaaaatgttcctCGTGGCGCCTTAGCTTTATAATGGTCATTATTAACTGTTTTTAACTGATATCTATTTTTAACCGATGTACAGCCCGGTATAACGCAAAGAAAAATGAAGTATATCTCAACAAGGTATAACAGTCATGGTATAACATTGTCGGAGAATCGGTAAAACATAGCTAGATACATACATACAGACGCACAAATCAAGTTAAAACAAGAAAACCGCCCGGTTTGATCATACATTTATATTGTACGCATACTTT
Above is a window of Hydractinia symbiolongicarpus strain clone_291-10 chromosome 3, HSymV2.1, whole genome shotgun sequence DNA encoding:
- the LOC130636538 gene encoding uncharacterized protein LOC130636538 → MVMQEDVLCKNTSPTYFFHMHDICQTKWMKRMDCYTLSRYTSVFFALLLSTGYAQIDKQLGIKRTSNGKTALFRKIVANRKLNITPITGYSNCSFKDCGKYCVYNIQCESFNFKTATKTCELLSVDRNSKLDNTTFIDATGWAYYDTGFNIRHPNWRNKYLFNISCPVNKCDKCTCLQPPEEETHQCDCYSKEGLIKLEAGNWCWYAPGSCSVVDGERIVIRPCDQEDDGQQFVYDGQSGNIFHKCSQKKVCSINSMVVFEDSCSTSWYITDKYALSSPYRCPYPVSGLLEADNGLDLVVGVCFAEKGIHRFQTGIDGRIQVKMFTGVSSVNALTSSSNFPDNPLYGIAWFNQFRAVSYFDEAEYFGRQFQTIFVPPITGSYIFYIEVNEQAKLYITHPNSSPELLITITVPTTSVRKTSPQFLNAFERYDIEVLYYDKLWTDSLKVGVEFPVEYPLTEKYLLPPN
- the LOC130637003 gene encoding uncharacterized protein LOC130637003 produces the protein MAGINREVILALLLLDEEEEEDREEPPRNCWVQPWLGNRECLGAFHTIFNEIKNDEKKCRGYIRMNNAQFEYLVGLLSEDLQKQDTNMRNSITPAELVCVALRYLATGETFRSLEFQFRVSRKRISAAVMEVSEAIIKRLGPTFLSTPKTQGEWLDISRKFNERWNFPNGLGALDGKHIVIQQPPNSGSHYRNYKGTDSVVLMALVGPEYEFLYVEVGANGRNSDGGIWDQCNLKKALDSGSLNLPEVCNLPGRNNKVPYVITGDDAFPLKNYLMKPYPQKNLTVNKRIFNYRLSRKRRISENGFGILANRWRIFRRPINLEPEKVSTITMATVALHNWQRSKSSVGKIELPIGLVDRENERGEIIEGAWREHTRTF
- the LOC130637002 gene encoding uncharacterized protein LOC130637002, giving the protein MAGINREVILALLLLDEEEEEDREEPPRNCWVQPWLGNRECLGAFHTIFNEIKNDEKKCRGYIRMNNAQFEYLVGLLSEDLQKQDTNMRNSITPAELVCVALRYLATGETFRSLEFQFRVSRKRISAAVMEVSEAIIKRLGPTFLSTPKTQGEWLDISRKFNERWNFPNGLGALDGKHIVIQQPPNSGSHYRSYKGTDSVVLMALVGPEYEFLYVEVGANGRNSDGGIWDQCNLKKALDSGSLNLPEVCNLPGRNNKVPYVITGDDAFPLKNYLMKPYPQKNLTVNKRIFNYRLSRKRRISENGFGILANRWRIFRRPINLEPEKVSTITMATVALHNWQRSKSSVGKIELPIGLVDRENERGEIIEGAWREHTRTF